The following coding sequences are from one Saccharomyces eubayanus strain FM1318 chromosome VII, whole genome shotgun sequence window:
- the DSD1 gene encoding D-serine ammonia-lyase DSD1: MSDILSQYKGCSIQNLPTPSFIIDEEKFDRNCTAMLNNVESLSQQSGLPIKFRAHVKTHKTAKGTLKQLGHGLPLAKRTTKAILVSTLKEAVELLDYQDRQCLDYIDDISYSLPCCVPEFIPLLSNLSRRVDNFQVFVDNIEHLENLRKFGRPASGKKWSIFIKVDMGTHRAGLAYDSSEFLSLLTKLASPEIKEVVELYGFYAHAGHSYSSTTINDTQALLIEEIKAVNKATQAMCSVDSELDASKLTLSVGATPTSNSLKLDNKSSLIKLITEELTGQLEIHCGNYCMYDLQQVATGCVQDYEIAGFVLGTVLSSYPSRGEMLSNTGVMSLSREASSIKGFGICVDLQQVLKFKEYSREWYVARVSQEHGILKPTRSWNEVTPLSLGTKFAILPQHACITMGQFENYFVVDSKGIVTDVWAPFQKW, translated from the coding sequence ATGAGTGATATTTTGTCTCAATATAAGGGATGCTCAATCCAAAATTTACCCACACCCAGCTTTATTATCGATGAGGAAAAATTTGATCGAAATTGTACAGCAATGTTGAACAATGTCGAGAGCCTGAGCCAACAATCTGGGCTGCCAATCAAGTTTCGTGCTCATGTGAAGACTCATAAAACGGCAAAAGGCACTTTAAAGCAATTGGGCCATGGTCTACCATTAGCTAAGCGTACCACAAAAGCTATCTTAGTCTCTACTTTAAAGGAGGCAGTCGAACTTTTAGATTACCAAGACAGACAGTGCTTGGATTACATTGATGATATATCATACAGCTTGCCTTGTTGTGTTCCCGAGTTTATTCCTCTTTTGAGCAATCTGTCAAGAAGAGTGGATAATTTTCAAGTGTTTGTGGATAATATAGAGCATTTAGAAAACTTGAGAAAATTTGGGAGACCTGCTTCAGGCAAGAAATGGTCCATATTTATCAAAGTTGATATGGGGACCCATAGAGCAGGCCTTGCTTACGACTCCTCCGAATTTTTGAGCCTTTTGACAAAGTTGGCTTCACCAGAAATCAAGGAAGTCGTCGAGCTATATGGGTTTTACGCACATGCGGGACATAGTTACTCTTCAACCACCATCAACGATACTCAGGCTCTTTTgattgaagaaataaaagcaGTAAATAAGGCTACCCAGGCCATGTGTTCTGTAGATTCGGAACTTGACGCCTCAAAATTAACTTTGTCTGTAGGGGCTACACCAACCTCAAATTCGTTAAAGCTTGATAATAAAAGTTCCCTTATCAAATTAATTACTGAGGAACTAACAGGTCAACTTGAAATACATTGCGGCAATTATTGTATGTATGACCTGCAACAGGTGGCAACAGGATGTGTCCAAGATTATGAAATAGCCGGTTTTGTACTGGGAACAGTTTTATCATCGTATCCTTCGAGAGGTGAAATGTTGAGTAACACAGGTGTGATGAGTCTATCAAGGGAAGCGTCTTCGATAAAAGGGTTTGGCATTTGTGTGGATTTGCAACAAGTTTTAAAATTCAAGGAATACAGTAGAGAATGGTATGTTGCTAGAGTTTCTCAAGAGCATGGCATATTGAAGCCAACAAGGAGTTGGAATGAGGTCACTCCATTAAGTTTAGGCACTAAATTTGCTATCCTTCCTCAACACGCATGTATCACAATGGgtcaatttgaaaattattttgttgttgataGCAAAGGAATTGTCACCGATGTTTGGGCacctttccaaaaatggTGA
- the MDS3 gene encoding Mds3p, with the protein MPLLQPSTCFCYPLKLPPSPLATDSNELDECARRRLTLDYRTGSAVTLTRSNIFVHGGLTIPLNLPVINSMQLQKELILFFAKEKNNGSSFKNLNEWISKETFFLDLMSRTWYRVKTSFDEKTEELQKGGSAASKLDSGTEDIPAGVKRASSLESPLRERLLHSLCYLDGCLYIFGGLTVSPQSGYELIATNELWRLDLNTKKWSLLSKDPQITRRFNHNMHVKNENNDSRDTKLIIVGGLNNMDQPVRKIDIYNISQNCWQSETVPRQPMEITTNVDGKPVALTKDQNFSILVENNEANVPALAFYMRSDQIDESLGKDNSKTKNQSPIVALPLLSGSQGIRMPSNPALPKKLLNVPYELLAPTGDYFGFNIVIGGFHPNYESSNFHCFIYDINSGKWSRVATACPDCDINKHRFWRMFVWKSHHQTVLLGTKTDDYHSPSVXRFDHLSTFGLPLINIFNKTIQLPHHRVSASSLPIPIENMAKHNDKPLRKLSFTSSATSQFESYIRYIAPPLEMSSIQSVFPPYAMVLGKDALEIYGKPLSDFEFITSEGDSIGIPCYLLRKRWGRYFDMLLSQSYTKVCADYETTGTQSTLIKFSPHSSRNSSKAVRPEGRLSSSGSLENYFEKNFPIFARTSVGETQSSRPQVVNIDMKLSKTSSAPDELSSSGSSDLYSTPHYQRTNDEDDDEDPVSPKPVSKSNSIYRPIRKTESSSTTSSSNGMVFRVPFKEKAAVMSNTEALLETNLSLQELSRRRSSLMSIPSGELLRSSISEAEHHRRASHPITSLPVLEDEEASSGKQQQQQSSQTYPHSHLSPRRFSRSARSSISYVSSTSDRRGNSISSRSTSESFGTPPVLGVLNVPLPPQTKEPKEPPPPCPGASTSSNSRRCHTLTDYMHSNKASPFSSRRSSHVSRRSSTPETENAFSATPRASLDGQILGKSLKDGSILQHTQSRMNSFPKANETLQTPTSSNNEWSRQSVASNTDSFDSMQSNFALELEPLLTPRSLYMPWPTSSVRAFAEFFYTGQVNSKWILAPVALDLLVMAKIYEIPLLYKLILEVLYSILAKKEESLSLTCTSVMDTIQSKVLNHYKGDEEKTKSHLTSNETYQELLRLKLSLENIDNGYYDPDLLRKQSRTHSSSTQESSGSGNGEKSATGGESLDSSSSNVPTVFAGGPRDSHNSIGSIGFPNSMNMQGSRRSTSGFSPRVKMKSSLSKEIDPKTFYDEYKAKECNSFDDNDDQQTNIGSFNLNLFDMNYDSISSSSTNSVSSSDLEEKEEQEQLQDLSEIETEDSAEILDARVQNKESNKPMNDFPKDKKYNYPPQEKNNCSKAKEAKDDREEEEEFDFGLGMLSLNKIKREAKHVDKIDDSVDPLFKSSGLPQSPIRTYGSATRASSASGKPYKDTRSFNAITVLTLENMASANALPPVDYVIKSIYRTTVLVNDIRLMVRCMDCIELSKNLRVAKKKALEDISKLKATPKPSP; encoded by the coding sequence ATGCCTTTATTGCAGCCATCAACTTGCTTTTGCTATCCGCTGAAACTACCTCCATCGCCGCTAGCCACCGATTCCAACGAGCTGGATGAATGCGCCAGGAGAAGATTGACGCTGGACTATAGGACGGGGTCAGCTGTAACGCTGACGAGGTCGAATATCTTCGTGCATGGCGGTCTGACCATTCCGCTGAACCTACCCGTTATAAACTCTATGCAATTACAGAAGGAGCTTATCCTGTTCTTTGCCAAGGAGAAAAACAATGGGAGTTCTTTTAAGAACTTGAACGAATGGATAAGTAAGGAGACCTTTTTCTTAGACCTGATGTCTAGGACCTGGTACAGAGTGAAAACGTCCTTTGACGAGAAGACAGAGGAACTACAGAAGGGGGGCAGTGCCGCTTCTAAGCTAGATTCTGGCACGGAGGATATCCCAGCGGGAGTTAAGAGAGCAAGCTCCCTCGAATCTCCCCTCAGGGAAAGACTGTTGCATTCCCTATGCTATTTAGACGGctgtttatatatattcgGCGGTCTTACAGTGTCCCCGCAAAGCGGGTATGAGTTGATTGCCACTAATGAACTGTGGAGATTAGACTTGAACACCAAAAAATGGTCTCTGCTAAGCAAAGACCCTCAAATAACGAGAAGGTTCAACCATAACATGCATGtgaaaaacgaaaataatgACAGTAGAGATACAAAGCTGATAATAGTGGGCGGGCTTAATAACATGGACCAGCCGGTAAGGAAAATAGACATTTACAACATCTCACAGAATTGCTGGCAGTCCGAGACAGTTCCCAGACAACCAATGGAAATTACTACAAATGTTGATGGGAAGCCTGTGGCGTTAACCAAAGATCAGAATTTCTCCATCCTGGTGGAGAATAACGAAGCTAATGTTCCTGCATTGGCATTTTACATGCGAAGTGACCAAATAGACGAAAGCCTGGGCAAGGATAACtcgaaaacgaaaaaccAGTCGCCCATAGTGGCATTGCCCCTGTTGTCCGGTTCACAAGGTATCCGAATGCCCTCGAACCCGGCCCTGCCGAAAAAGCTATTGAATGTTCCCTACGAGTTGTTGGCACCAACAGGTGACTATTTCGGGTTCAATATTGTGATAGGTGGGTTCCATCCGAACTACGAGTCTTCCAACTTCCACTGCTTCATATACGATATCAATTCAGGGAAGTGGTCGCGTGTGGCTACTGCTTGTCCAGATTGTGATATTAACAAACACCGATTCTGGAGAATGTTTGTGTGGAAGTCACACCACCAGACTGTTTTGTTAGGTACCAAGACCGACGATTATCATTCCCCTAGTGTTYAAAGATTCGACCATCTTTCCACTTTTGGTCTACCCCTAATAAATATCTTCAACAAGACAATACAACTGCCACATCACAGAGTATCGGCTTCGTCTTTGCCCATACCGATAGAGAACATGGCAAAACATAATGACAAGCCATTGAGGAAATTAAGTTTCACTTCGTCGGCTACTTCTCAATTTGAAAGTTACATTAGATATATTGCCCCTCCTTTGGAAATGTCATCCATCCAATCGGTGTTCCCGCCCTATGCCATGGTCCTAGGTAAAGACGCATTGGAAATTTACGGGAAGCCCTTATCcgattttgaattcattaCCAGTGAAGGCGATTCCATTGGTATCCCATGCTATTTATTGAGGAAAAGATGGGGTCGTTATTTCGATATGCTCCTATCTCAAAGTTATACAAAAGTTTGTGCTGATTATGAAACCACTGGAACTCAATCCACACTAATTAAATTCTCTCCGCATTCGTCTAGAAATAGTTCTAAAGCCGTAAGGCCAGAAGGCAGACTTTCTTCATCAGGTTCACtggaaaattattttgaaaaaaatttcccTATATTTGCAAGAACAAGTGTCGGTGAAACTCAAAGTTCCCGTCCTCAGGTAGTAAACATAGACATGAAACTTTCGAAAACATCTAGTGCACCGGATGAACTGAGTTCTTCCGGGTCTTCCGATTTATACTCAACTCCGCATTACCAACGTACtaacgatgaagacgatgatgaagaccCTGTTTCTCCAAAGCCTGTATCGAAATCGAACAGTATTTATAGACCAATTAGGAAAACAGAAAGTTCATCTACTACTAGCTCCTCAAATGGTATGGTATTTAGAGTCCCCTTTAAAGAGAAAGCAGCAGTGATGTCAAATACAGAAGCACTCTTGGAAACAAATCTTTCACTTCAAGAATTGAGCAGAAGGAGATCATCATTGATGAGTATCCCCTCCGGCGAGCTTCTGAGATCATCTATATCTGAGGCGGAACATCACCGTCGCGCATCACACCCCATCACTTCCTTACCAGTATTAGAGGATGAGGAAGCGTCGAGCGGtaaacaacagcaacagcagaGTTCGCAAACATATCCTCATAGTCATTTGTCTCCCCGGAGATTTTCGAGAAGCGCAAGAAGCTCAATTTCCTACGTAAGTTCCACTTCTGATAGGCGCGGAAACTCAATCTCTAGTAGAAGTACAAGCGAAAGCTTTGGAACGCCACCGGTTTTAGGCGTTTTAAATGTACCACTACCACCCCAAACCAAAGAACCCAAAGAACCACCGCCACCATGTCCTGGAGCAAGTACTAGTTCGAACTCAAGACGGTGTCATACTCTAACGGACTACATGCATTCCAACAAGGCTAgtcccttttcttctcgTAGGTCATCACACGTCAGTAGGCGCTCTAGCACACCAGAGACTGAAAACGCGTTTTCTGCTACACCAAGGGCGTCCTTAGATGGCCAAATATTAGGAAAATCCCTAAAGGATGGCTCTATATTGCAGCACACACAATCGAGAATGAACTCTTTTCCGAAGGCAAATGAAACATTGCAAACTCCAACGTCGTCAAATAACGAATGGAGTCGCCAATCAGTTGCTTCAAATACTGATAGTTTTGATAGTATGCAATCCAATTTTGCCTTGGAATTGGAACCGCTATTAACCCCAAGATCATTGTACATGCCTTGGCCAACTTCCTCAGTTAGAGCGTTTGCCGAATTCTTTTATACGGGGCAAGTAAATAGCAAATGGATTTTGGCACCAGTCGCTCTTGATTTATTAGTAATGGCCAAAATCTATGAAATACCATTACTTTATAAGCTAATCCTCGAAGTGTTGTATTCAATTTTGgctaaaaaggaagagagTTTATCCTTAACATGTACTTCGGTAATGGATACCATCCAATCCAAAGTTCTCAATCACTATAAAGGTGATGAggaaaaaacgaaaagtCATCTGACTTCGAACGAAACTTATCAGGAACTTCTTAGATTGAAATTATCATTAGAGAATATAGATAATGGGTATTACGACCCAGATTTGTTGCGCAAACAATCAAGAACACACTCTTCAAGTACACAAGAAAGTAGTGGTAGCGGAAACGGCGAGAAATCCGCTACCGGTGGTGAGTCCTTGGACAGTTCTTCAAGTAATGTTCCTACTGTCTTTGCTGGCGGACCTAGGGATAGTCATAACTCTATCGGTTCCATTGGCTTTCCAAATAGCATGAATATGCAGGGCTCGAGGAGATCTACCTCTGGGTTTTCTCCACGTGTTAAGATGAAGTCAAGCTTGAGCAAAGAAATAGatccaaaaactttttATGACGAATACAAGGCAAAAGAGTGTAACAGCTTTGACGACAATGATGACCAACAAACGAATATAGGAAGCTTTAATCTCAATCTGTTTGATATGAATTATGATTCCATCAGCAGTAGTAGTACTAATAGTGTTAGTAGTAGTGatctagaagaaaaagaagaacaggaaCAACTTCAAGATTTGTCAGAGATAGAAACGGAAGATTCTGCTGAAATTTTGGACGCAAGGGTTCAAAACAAGGAAAGCAATAAACCGATGAAcgattttccaaaagataAGAAATATAACTACCCACCACAGGAAAAGAACAACTGCTCAAAGGCAAAAGAAGCCAAAGATGACagagaggaagaggaagagtTTGACTTCGGCTTGGGGATGCTTTCActtaataaaataaaaagggaAGCTAAACATGTCGACAAAATAGATGACTCTGTGGACCCCTTATTCAAGTCTTCTGGTCTTCCACAGAGTCCAATTCGAACGTATGGGTCTGCCACAAGAGCTAGTTCAGCCTCCGGAAAGCCCTATAAAGATACTCGGTCCTTTAATGCGATCACTGTCTTAACACTAGAAAATATGGCATCTGCAAATGCATTGCCTCCGGTCGACTACGTCATAAAATCGATTTACAGAACCACTGTGTTGGTTAATGATATTCGATTGATGGTTCGTTGTATGGATTGCATTGAACTGTCTAAAAATCTAAGAGTagccaaaaagaaagcccTCGAGGACATATCTAAATTGAAAGCTACTCCAAAACCATCACCGTAA
- the EMP24 gene encoding Emp24p — protein MASFATRFVVACFLFFAASAHNVLLPAYGRRCFFEDLNKGDELSISFQFGDRNPQSSSQLTGDFIIYGPERHEVLKTVRDTSHGEITLSAPYKGHFQYCFLNENTGVETKDVTFNIHGVVYVDLDDPNTNTLDSAVRKLSKLTREVKDEQSYIVIRERTHRNTAESTNDRVKWWSIFQLGVVAANSLFQIYYLKRFFEVTSLV, from the coding sequence ATGGCCTCATTTGCTACTAGATTTGTCGTTGCCTGCTTTCTGTTCTTTGCGGCGTCCGCGCACAACGTCCTTCTTCCAGCGTATGGCCGCAGATGTTTCTTCGAAGACTTGAACAAGGGTGACGAGCTCTCCATTTCGTTCCAGTTCGGGGACCGGAACCCTCAGTCCAGCAGCCAATTGACCGGTGACTTCATCATCTATGGGCCGGAGAGACACGAGGTTTTGAAAACCGTCAGAGACACCTCCCACGGCGAGATTACGCTGTCCGCTCCATACAAGGGTCACTTCCAGTACTGCTTCCTGAACGAAAACACCGGCGTCGAGACGAAGGATGTCACTTTCAACATCCATGGCGTCGTATACGTKGATTTGGACGACCCGAACACTAACACGCTTGACAGCGCCGTTAGAAAGCTGTCCAAGCTGACTAGAGAAGTCAAGGACGAACAGAGTTATATTGTTATTAGGGAAAGAACCCACAGAAATACCGCGGAATCCACTAATGACCGTGTGAAGTGGTGGTCTATCTTCCAACTGGGTGTTGTTGCCGCTAACTCTCTTTTCCAGATATACTacttgaaaagatttttcgAAGTCACATCCCTAGTCTAA
- the YIP4 gene encoding Yip4p, with translation MTSGFGHTGRERRARGESIKMSYGRDDTIIEPDFIEADTLMAAGAGSADEGLHDSASRGTLDETVLKTLKRDVVDINSRLKQVVYPHFPSLFRCWCDGLGAEDSGSSAADSDISANCDLWAPLAFIILYALFVSHAQSLFSSLFVSSWFILLVMALHLRLTKPHQKVSLISYISICGYCLFPQVLSALLSQVLLPLAFRIGGQNRWVVRVLSLLKLVVMALCLMWSVAAVAWVTKSKTAIEIYPLALCLFGMAWLSTIL, from the coding sequence ATGACAAGTGGATTTGGTCATACaggaagagaaagaagagctAGAGGAGAAAGCATCAAGATGTCATACGGGAGAGACGATACTATCATTGAGCCCGATTTCATAGAGGCGGACACGCTCATGGCCGCCGGGGCCGGCAGCGCGGACGAGGGGCTCCACGATTCCGCCAGTAGAGGCACGCTGGACGAGACAGTGTTGAAGACGCTGAAGCGCGATGTGGTCGACATCAACTCGAGACTGAAGCAAGTCGTGTACCCGCACTTCCCATCGCTGTTCAGGTGCTGGTGCGACGGGCTGGGCGCCGAAGACAGCGGCTCGAGCGCCGCCGACAGCGACATCTCAGCCAACTGCGACCTATGGGCCCCGCTAGCATTCATCATCCTGTACGCGCTGTTCGTGTCACACGCACAGTCGTTGTTCTCGAGTCTGTTCGTGTCGAGCTGGTTCATCCTGCTGGTGATGGCGCTGCATCTGAGGCTCACCAAGCCGCACCAGAAGGTGTCGCTGATTTCCTACATATCCATCTGCGGGTACTGCCTGTTCCCGCAGGTTCTGAGCGCGCTGCTCTCGCAAGTGCTACTACCGCTGGCGTTCCGCATAGGGGGGCAGAACCGCTGGGTCGTGCGGGTTCTGTCCCTCTTGAAACTGGTGGTCATGGCGCTGTGCCTCATGTGGTCCGTGGCGGCCGTCGCATGGGTCACCAAGAGCAAGACCGCCATCGAGATATACCCGCTGGCTCTGTGCCTCTTCGGCATGGCCTGGCTCTCCACTATTCTATAG
- the MCM6 gene encoding MCM DNA helicase complex subunit MCM6, with protein sequence MSSPFPADTPSSNRPSNSSPPPSSIGAGFGSSSGLENDSQIGSRLHFPSSSQPQATNSQTRPFANDSTQFSSQRLHTDASTTNELEDNEPVKSFKSRALNHVKKVDDVTGEKVREAFEQFLEDFSVQSADTGETEKVYRAQIEFMKIYDLNTIYIDYQHLSMRENGALAMAISEQYYRFLPFLQKGLRRVVRKYAPELLNTSDSLHRSSGDGTDADDQEQQDDDMNGSSLPRDSGSSAAPGNGTSAMATRSITTSTSPEQTERAFQISFFNLPTVHRIRDIRSEKIGSLLSISGTVTRTSEVRPELYKASFTCDMCRAIVDNVEQSFKYTEPTFCPNPSCENRAFWTLNVSRSRFLDWQKVRIQENANEIPTGSMPRTLDVILRGDSVERAKPGDRCKFTGVEIVVPDVTQLGLPGVKPSSSLDSRGISKTTEGLNSGVTGLRSLGVRDLTYKISFLACHVISIGSNIGANNPDSGSSNRDTELQMAANLQANNVYQDNEKDQEVFLNSLSSDEINELKDMVKDEHIYDKLVRSIAPAVFGHEAVKKGILLQMLGGVHKSTVEGIKLRGDINICVVGDPSTSKSQFLKYVVGFAPRSVYTSGKASSAAGLTAAVVRDEEGGDYTIEAGALMLADNGICCIDEFDKMDISDQVAIHEAMEQQTISIAKAGIHATLNARTSILAAANPVAGRYNRKLSLRGNLNMTAPIMSRFDLFFVVLDDCNEKIDTELASHIVDLHMKRDEAIEPPFSAEQLRRYIKYARTFKPILTKEARGYLVEKYKDLRNDDAQGFSRSSYRITVRQLESMIRLSEAIARANCVDEITPSFIAEAYDLLRQSIIRVDVDDVEMDEEFDNVESQNRTESENNDSNNGNHNNDDTGANGTTTIPPTDTNKGQDGNTTGPSGDKKKTTVTYDKYVSIMNMVVRKIAEVDREGGEELSAVDIVDWYLLQKENDLGSLAEYWEERKLAFKVIKRLVKDRILMEIRGTRHNLREMENVENQGNKIVYVIHPNCEVLDQLEPQDST encoded by the coding sequence ATGTCGTCTCCATTTCCAGCTGACACGCCCAGTAGTAATAGACCTTCCAACTCTTCACCCCCACCTTCGTCGATAGGTGCTGGTTTCGGAAGTAGCAGTGGGCTAGAAAACGACTCTCAAATAGGCTCCAGGTTGCATTTCCCAAGTTCATCTCAACCACAGGCTACCAACTCACAAACCCGTCCTTTCGCTAACGATTCTACTCAATTCAGTTCTCAGAGATTACATACTGATGCCTCTACAACTAACGAATTGGAGGATAATGAACCCGTTAAAAGCTTCAAAAGCAGAGCTCTGAACCATGTTAAGAAAGTTGATGACGTGACTGGTGAAAAAGTTCGCGAAGCGTTTGAACAGTTTCTGGAGGATTTTTCCGTTCAATCTGCTGATACTGGTGAAACTGAGAAAGTTTACAGAGCTCAAATTGAATTTATGAAAATCTATGATTTGAACACCATTTATATCGATTATCAGCACTTATCCATGAGAGAAAATGGCGCTTTAGCTATGGCCATCTCTGAACAGTACTATAGATTCTTACCATTTTTGCAAAAGGGTTTGAGAAGAGTAGTGAGAAAATATGCGCCTGAATTATTAAACACAAGCGACTCCTTGCATAGGTCCAGTGGTGATGGTACTGATGCAGATGATCAGGAACAACAAGACGATGACATGAATGGTTCGAGCTTACCAAGAGACTCCGGATCCTCCGCTGCACCGGGAAACGGGACATCTGCCATGGCAACAAGATCAATAACAACTTCCACCTCACCTGAACAAACAGAACGTGCTTTTCAAATCAGTTTCTTTAACTTACCAACAGTTCATAGGATTCGTGACATTAGATCCGAAAAAATCGGTTCATTGTTGAGTATATCGGGGACAGTAACGAGAACATCTGAAGTCCGCCCAGAATTATACAAGGCGAGCTTTACATGTGACATGTGTCGTGCTATTGTGGATAATGTAGAACAATCCTTCAAGTACACTGAACCAACGTTCTGCCCTAATCCATCGTGCGAAAATAGAGCCTTTTGGACATTAAATGtttcaagatcaagattTCTTGATTGGCAAAAAGTtagaattcaagaaaatgcCAACGAAATACCCACCGGTTCCATGCCACGTACATTAGACGTCATCCTTCGAGGAGATAGTGTAGAAAGAGCCAAGCCTGGTGACCGTTGTAAATTCACAGGTGTAGAAATTGTAGTGCCCGACGTTACCCAATTAGGGCTACCGGGTGTGAAACCAAGTTCATCATTAGATAGCAGAGGTATCTCAAAAACCACCGAAGGGTTGAATAGTGGTGTCACTGGTTTACGTTCACTTGGTGTTCGCGATTTGACATATAAAATCAGCTTTCTGGCATGTCATGTGATAAGTATTGGCTCAAACATTGGCGCAAACAACCCGGATAGTGGTTCCAGCAACAGAGACACAGAACTACAAATGGCTGCCAATTTGCAAGCTAATAACGTATATcaagataatgaaaaggatCAAGAAGTATTCTTGAACAGTCTGAGCTCAGATGAGATTAATGAATTGAAAGACATGGTTAAAGACGAGCACATTTACGACAAACTGGTTAGATCTATTGCTCCTGCAGTTTTTGGCCATGAGGCTGTGAAAAAAGGTATTTTGCTACAAATGCTTGGTGGTGTACATAAGAGTACTGTGGAAGGTATCAAGTTAAGAGGTGATATTAACATTTGTGTTGTTGGTGACCCGTCAACTTCTAAGTCTCAGTTCTTAAAATACGTTGTGGGCTTTGCACCAAGATCGGTTTATACTTCTGGTAAAGCTTCATCTGCTGCAGGTTTAACAGCTGCAGTGGTAAGAGATGAAGAGGGTGGTGATTATACTATTGAAGCGGGTGCTTTAATGCTTGCCGATAACGGTATCTGTTGTATCGATGAGTTTGATAAAATGGATATTTCAGATCAAGTTGCCATCCATGAAGCTATGGAACAACAAACTATTTCCATTGCTAAAGCTGGTATTCATGCTACTTTGAATGCGAGAACATCCATTTTAGCTGCTGCAAACCCAGTTGCTGGAAGATATAATAGAAAACTATCGCTAAGAGGTAATCTAAATATGACAGCGCCAATCATGTCCAGGTTCgatctattttttgttgttcttgaCGATtgtaatgaaaaaattgatacCGAACTGGCATCCCATATCGTTGATCTGCACATGAAAAGAGATGAGGCCATTGAGCCACCATTCAGTGCGGAGCAATTACGTCGTTATATCAAGTACGCACGCACTTTCAAACCAATCTTGACTAAAGAAGCCCGTGGGTATCTAGTcgaaaaatacaaagatCTAAGAAACGATGACGCACAAGGGTTCAGTAGATCGAGTTATAGAATCACTGTTAGACAACTAGAAAGTATGATTAGATTATCAGAAGCTATCGCGAGGGCCAATTGCGTCGATGAAATTACCCCATCTTTCATTGCCGAAGCTTACGATCTTTTAAGACAAAGTATCATTCGTGTCGATGTGGATGATGTTGAAATGGATGAGGAGTTTGACAATGTCGAAAGTCAAAACCGCACGGAATCCGAAAACAATGATAGTAATAACGGTAACCACAACAACGATGATACAGGAGCCAATGGAACAACAACTATACCACCCACGGACACAAACAAAGGACAGGATGGAAACACAACTGGGCCATCAGgtgataaaaagaagacaacgGTTACTTATGATAAATATGTGTCAATAATGAACATGGTTGTTAGAAAGATTGCTGAAGTAGATAGGGAAGGTGGGGAAGAACTAAGCGCTGTTGATATTGTTGATTGGTACTTAttacaaaaggaaaatgacTTGGGTTCACTGGCAGAATATTGGGAAGAAAGGAAACTAGCGTTTAAAGTCATAAAAAGATTAGTCAAGGATAGAATCTTGATGGAAATACGTGGTACCAGGCATAATTTAagagaaatggaaaatgtGGAGAATCAAGGCAATAAAATTGTTTATGTCATTCATCCGAACTGTGAAGTCTTAGATCAATTAGAACCGCAAGATTCCACGTAA